Proteins encoded in a region of the Synergistota bacterium genome:
- a CDS encoding cation:proton antiporter: MDILLKIAIILLIAKFCGYLAIRIKLPEAFGALLGGIIIGPMLGIVSFSEDVSLFGNLGVIFLLFLAGLETNFEELKGVGISPFIIAVGGLALSIALGYLIGILYGYPRITALFLGGVLMSSSVGLTTSVLIEMKKLHTKEGTTILASAVIDDILGLIALAIIIAISKSGHIEVREIVILLAEIIAYFTLSYLLGSSLVKGALKIAGRIDVPEALTAVAIALMLIFSYLAEEVKIASITGAYLAGLIISKTPESQRIKDKVYTIAFSIFIPAFLVGVGANTNINSLIKAGSFTIVFFGIAILTKTLGCGIGALITKRFTLEEALKVGLGMIPRMEVSLVVANSALIGKIFDESIFTASITMILLTTIAAPIFLKWAFSRAAQEASLKA; the protein is encoded by the coding sequence ATGGATATCCTACTTAAGATAGCCATAATCCTTCTAATCGCTAAGTTCTGCGGATATCTGGCCATAAGAATAAAGCTACCTGAGGCTTTTGGAGCGTTGCTTGGTGGGATAATAATAGGCCCTATGCTCGGGATAGTGAGCTTTTCTGAGGATGTTAGCCTTTTCGGAAACCTAGGAGTGATCTTTCTCCTCTTCTTAGCTGGGCTTGAAACTAACTTTGAAGAATTAAAGGGAGTGGGAATCTCTCCATTCATAATAGCGGTAGGAGGCTTAGCTCTCTCAATAGCTTTAGGCTATTTGATAGGGATACTTTACGGATATCCAAGGATTACCGCCCTTTTTCTGGGAGGAGTCCTAATGTCCTCAAGCGTAGGATTAACCACAAGCGTGCTTATAGAGATGAAAAAGCTTCATACGAAAGAAGGGACCACCATATTGGCTTCAGCGGTTATAGATGATATTTTAGGATTAATAGCTTTGGCTATAATAATAGCGATAAGCAAAAGCGGACATATAGAGGTGAGAGAAATAGTGATTTTATTAGCTGAAATAATAGCCTATTTCACCTTAAGCTATCTTTTGGGATCCTCCTTAGTTAAAGGAGCCCTGAAAATCGCAGGAAGGATAGATGTTCCCGAGGCTTTAACCGCGGTAGCGATAGCTTTGATGCTTATCTTCTCTTACTTAGCTGAAGAGGTGAAAATAGCATCCATAACCGGGGCTTACCTCGCAGGGCTTATAATTAGTAAAACTCCCGAATCCCAGAGAATAAAGGATAAGGTTTACACTATCGCCTTTTCCATATTCATCCCAGCATTCCTTGTAGGAGTAGGAGCAAACACTAATATCAACTCTTTGATCAAAGCAGGAAGCTTCACTATAGTGTTTTTCGGAATAGCCATCTTAACCAAAACGCTGGGATGCGGTATCGGCGCGCTTATAACGAAGAGGTTTACGCTGGAAGAGGCCTTAAAGGTCGGCTTAGGGATGATACCTCGTATGGAAGTAAGTTTAGTGGTAGCTAACTCGGCTCTAATAGGAAAGATCTTCGATGAGTCCATATTTACAGCATCGATAACTATGATTCTACTAACTACGATAGCAGCTCCGATATTTCTTAAATGGGCCTTTTCAAGGGCCGCTCAAGAAGCATCCTTAAAAGCCTAA
- a CDS encoding cation:proton antiporter has protein sequence MNIFLKIAVILLSARFCGYLATRVKLPEAFGALLGGVIIGPILGIVELSGEIRILADLGVVFLLFLAGLETNVEELRRVGIPSFVIASAGVIVPLFVGYWISLLYGYPKITALFLGGTLTATSVGLTTSILLEMKKLHTKEGTAILASAIIDDVLGIMVLAIIIAIKKSGHVSLKELSFLSGEVGVYFLLSYLLGSPLIKKTLKLMEKLDLPEVLTSVIIALMLIFAYLAEGIKIAAITGAYLAGLIISKTPEARRVEDKINTLAFSLFVPTFLVGIGASTNIYSLSKTGAFTIIYFIIAVLTKIAGCGVGALITKSFTFKEALKIGVGMIPRMEVGLVIANMALLEGIFDDSAFATAVTMTLLTTIITPPLLKWTFSKG, from the coding sequence ATGAATATATTTCTTAAGATAGCTGTGATCCTTTTATCCGCCAGGTTCTGTGGATATCTAGCTACAAGAGTGAAACTTCCAGAGGCTTTCGGGGCCTTGCTAGGAGGAGTAATTATAGGTCCTATATTAGGCATCGTGGAGCTCTCTGGGGAAATCAGAATATTAGCTGACTTAGGTGTGGTTTTCTTACTCTTCTTAGCTGGCCTTGAAACTAATGTAGAAGAGCTAAGGAGAGTCGGAATCCCATCCTTCGTAATAGCCTCAGCAGGAGTAATAGTCCCCTTATTCGTAGGATATTGGATATCGCTACTTTATGGATATCCTAAGATAACCGCCTTATTTTTAGGTGGAACACTAACAGCTACAAGCGTAGGGCTAACTACAAGCATTCTTTTAGAGATGAAAAAGCTTCACACTAAGGAAGGAACCGCCATTTTAGCCTCAGCCATCATAGACGATGTATTGGGAATAATGGTACTAGCGATAATAATAGCTATAAAGAAAAGTGGACATGTGAGCCTAAAGGAACTATCATTTTTATCAGGAGAGGTGGGAGTCTATTTTCTCTTAAGCTACCTTTTAGGCTCTCCTCTGATTAAAAAAACATTAAAGCTCATGGAAAAGCTTGATCTACCGGAGGTTTTAACATCGGTGATAATAGCCTTAATGCTAATCTTTGCATATTTAGCTGAGGGAATTAAGATAGCTGCCATCACAGGAGCATATCTTGCAGGTCTCATAATAAGCAAAACTCCAGAAGCGCGAAGGGTAGAGGACAAGATAAACACCCTGGCCTTTTCCTTATTCGTACCGACATTTCTTGTGGGAATAGGAGCAAGCACCAATATCTACTCTTTATCTAAGACGGGTGCTTTTACGATAATATATTTCATCATAGCAGTTTTAACTAAAATAGCAGGATGTGGGGTTGGAGCTTTAATAACTAAAAGCTTTACCTTTAAAGAAGCCTTAAAGATAGGCGTAGGTATGATACCACGCATGGAAGTGGGGTTGGTCATAGCAAACATGGCTCTGCTGGAGGGGATCTTCGATGACTCGGCTTTTGCCACGGCGGTAACGATGACATTATTAACCACGATAATAACCCCACCGCTTCTTAAGTGGACATTCTCAAAAGGTTAA
- a CDS encoding Lrp/AsnC ligand binding domain-containing protein, translating to MEKLVTAFVLVLVTAGKEREILEKLKEMPEVKEAYMVYGEYDLLLKVESETLKGLDNIIMGKIRKMPEIQLTSTLIAV from the coding sequence GTGGAAAAATTGGTAACTGCCTTCGTTTTGGTTCTTGTAACAGCAGGAAAGGAAAGAGAAATATTGGAAAAGCTCAAAGAAATGCCAGAGGTAAAGGAAGCATATATGGTATATGGAGAGTACGATCTTCTTTTAAAGGTTGAATCCGAAACCTTAAAGGGGCTTGATAACATAATAATGGGCAAGATAAGGAAGATGCCAGAGATCCAACTAACCTCAACGCTTATAGCGGTATAA
- a CDS encoding FeoA domain-containing protein, translating to MDWLKILIEDILRLLKEKDKPLSIREIELDTKSEISDIREAIEKLKEKNLVKEEKGCLSLTKEGEETAKRIYDYHKAIESLFSHEVAHSIEHLEEDVRERVKIIKGEAKPIEEMEEGIISAIKVENPKTLSRIIGIGLIPGASFKVLKLRDDVIILESKGRLIALDRALSKSLLGVERNEGLTSRTT from the coding sequence ATGGATTGGCTTAAGATACTTATAGAAGATATATTAAGATTATTAAAGGAGAAAGATAAACCTCTAAGCATAAGAGAGATAGAGCTTGACACTAAAAGCGAAATAAGCGATATAAGAGAAGCGATAGAAAAGCTTAAAGAGAAGAATCTGGTTAAAGAGGAGAAGGGTTGCCTCTCTTTAACAAAAGAGGGGGAGGAAACCGCCAAGAGGATTTACGACTATCATAAGGCTATAGAAAGCTTATTTAGCCATGAAGTGGCTCATTCTATAGAACACCTTGAGGAAGATGTAAGGGAAAGAGTAAAGATTATAAAGGGAGAAGCAAAGCCTATAGAAGAGATGGAAGAGGGCATCATATCAGCTATAAAGGTTGAGAATCCTAAGACGCTGTCAAGGATAATAGGAATAGGCTTGATCCCTGGAGCAAGCTTTAAAGTGTTAAAGCTAAGGGACGATGTTATTATTCTTGAAAGCAAGGGAAGGCTAATAGCCTTAGATAGAGCTTTAAGTAAAAGCCTCTTAGGAGTAGAGAGGAATGAAGGTCTTACTAGTAGGACAACCTAA
- the feoB gene encoding ferrous iron transport protein B, with protein sequence MKVLLVGQPNVGKSTLLHALTGAKVEISNYPGTTVDVTEGKATIKGDSYIFLDTPGVYSLTSSSEEEKVTEKLILEGDYDFIIQVVDGTAIERSLITTLQLAELGVPFIMAVNFYDEAKERGVIIDLKALEEILGVPAVRINPLKGDTKELIDRIKEAKRSKFKIRYDDHIEEGITKLEQELNYSGKLLKRGLAVKLLEGSPFMEQFLKEAKLSKIKDLLKSFHPNMESDITISRSGYAVYIGSKVLKITSTSFRSLPAIDRFIIDTPIGGLMFSIGTLILIFLSLFYIGGWLQENLSFLSETLLEALTPFLKSMGEPFNIVTRNIFIGVSAGVSIAIPYVGVFYFILSLLEDSGLLSRFIVALNKVMNSLNLPGKAIIPALLGLGCAVPAIRSTRILPSFTDRLRVSILYMTIPCSSRAAIVFGIVGYYAGLRYALGIYLTALLVFIITAKVMGIIIPRDPLPLIEELPRYRKPQIKNLLLKAWIKAEDFVYVAIPLLALGGFLYGILSHFNMIEPIVKPLRFLTVHWLQLPEKTAIPIIYGFIQKDLVPAMLINAMGTIDITLSMSKLQIFTFGLACVFQIPCMIALLMLIRELGIRRALIIEISAFTYGMLLTGIVSRIVGLLL encoded by the coding sequence ATGAAGGTCTTACTAGTAGGACAACCTAACGTAGGCAAATCCACATTGTTGCATGCTCTCACCGGAGCTAAGGTAGAAATATCGAACTATCCTGGAACAACCGTTGATGTAACTGAGGGAAAAGCAACAATTAAAGGAGACAGCTATATCTTCCTGGATACGCCAGGGGTATATAGCTTAACTTCCTCAAGCGAAGAGGAAAAGGTAACGGAGAAACTCATCCTCGAGGGCGATTACGATTTCATCATCCAAGTGGTTGATGGAACAGCGATAGAAAGGAGCTTAATAACCACATTACAGCTTGCTGAGCTTGGTGTCCCTTTCATAATGGCTGTAAACTTCTATGATGAGGCAAAGGAGCGCGGAGTGATAATAGATCTTAAGGCTCTTGAAGAAATTTTAGGCGTCCCGGCAGTCAGGATAAACCCCCTTAAGGGGGACACGAAAGAGCTCATAGATAGGATAAAGGAGGCTAAAAGATCAAAATTCAAGATCAGATACGATGATCACATAGAAGAGGGGATAACTAAGCTAGAGCAAGAGCTGAACTACTCCGGAAAGCTACTTAAAAGAGGCCTTGCAGTTAAACTCCTCGAGGGAAGCCCCTTTATGGAGCAGTTCCTCAAGGAAGCGAAGCTAAGCAAGATAAAAGATCTCCTTAAAAGCTTTCATCCAAATATGGAAAGCGACATAACTATTTCAAGATCTGGATATGCGGTATACATAGGGAGTAAAGTTTTAAAGATAACTTCAACATCGTTTAGGAGTCTTCCTGCCATCGATAGATTTATAATAGATACTCCAATAGGAGGCCTAATGTTCTCAATAGGAACCCTTATCTTAATATTTCTATCGCTTTTCTACATAGGAGGTTGGCTTCAGGAAAACCTATCTTTCCTATCGGAAACCCTATTAGAGGCTTTAACCCCCTTCCTTAAGTCCATGGGAGAGCCATTCAATATAGTAACGAGGAATATATTTATAGGGGTATCAGCCGGGGTAAGCATAGCTATCCCTTACGTGGGCGTATTCTACTTTATTCTGAGCCTGCTTGAGGACAGCGGTCTGCTCTCAAGGTTCATAGTGGCTTTAAACAAGGTTATGAATTCCCTTAACTTACCTGGGAAGGCGATAATACCGGCCCTTTTGGGATTAGGATGTGCTGTTCCTGCCATAAGATCAACGAGAATCCTGCCCAGCTTCACGGACAGATTGAGGGTATCGATACTTTACATGACTATACCTTGCTCTTCAAGAGCTGCAATAGTATTCGGCATAGTGGGCTACTACGCGGGATTAAGATACGCTTTAGGAATATACCTTACCGCACTTTTAGTTTTTATAATTACAGCAAAGGTAATGGGCATCATAATACCGCGCGATCCCCTACCCTTAATAGAGGAGCTACCTCGATACCGTAAACCACAAATTAAAAACCTGCTTTTAAAAGCATGGATTAAGGCAGAGGACTTCGTATATGTGGCCATACCGCTTTTGGCCCTAGGAGGATTCCTTTATGGGATACTATCGCATTTTAACATGATAGAACCGATTGTCAAACCCTTAAGATTTCTAACCGTGCATTGGCTTCAACTTCCTGAAAAGACCGCTATACCTATAATTTATGGATTCATCCAAAAAGACTTAGTACCTGCAATGTTAATTAACGCCATGGGCACGATAGATATAACATTAAGCATGAGTAAGCTTCAGATATTCACCTTCGGCTTAGCCTGCGTGTTTCAAATCCCTTGTATGATAGCTCTCTTGATGCTTATAAGAGAGCTGGGGATAAGAAGAGCCCTCATCATAGAGATATCAGCTTTCACTTATGGAATGCTTTTAACTGGAATCG